TACTTAAACCAGGTTAAAAGGGTTTCCTCTTTGTACCAAAAAGAAAATAATAAAGACCGGATAGCGCAGCAACTTGCGGCTTTTGATCAAATTTATACAGCTCTGGAAAGGCAAAAAAAAGGTAGTTATGTTACAATTGCGGAGGTTATGGATTTTAAAGAAGACAAAACACAGCCTAACCAATCTTTAGTTTTGATGAGCCTCACCAATATTGCACGATCCCAGAACTGGAAACCGGCAGATTCAGCCCTGGCACTGATCAATAGCTTAAAAAACAACCTGGTAATTAATGCTAAAAAAGGATATGCCGATCAGCTGGCGGCTTCGGCAATAGACTACCGCAAAGAAATTTATGCCGGCCTTCCAGAAAAAAACAAGGCCAAATACTATGGCAACAACGTGCTTTCCTTTTCCAGTGCAGATCATGGTACGGCTGTTAATGGAATTATAGGAGCCGACCGTGACAACCGCCTGGGTGCAATGGGCATGGTAGATGATGTAGAATTAATGAATGTGCGGGTGGTATTACCCATGGGTGATGAATATGATGAAGATGTAGCTAATGGCATTCGTTATGCCGTAGACAATGGCGCACAGATCATTAACCTGAGCTTTGGGAAAAACATTTCACCAAATAAAAAGATAGTAGATGCAGCTGTAAAGTATGCGGAGAAAAAAGGAGTATTAATTGTGCGTGGTGCAGGAAACAACACTAAGAATACGGATGTATATCCTTTTTATCCAACGCAATTTTATGAAAATGGGAAAGAAGCTAAAAATATGATAACAGTGGGTGCTACAGATTTGAAGGGCCGGATTATGGGGTTCTCAAATTATGGTAAACATTCGCTGGATCTTTTTGCGCCAGGATTTAACATTTACTCTTCCATTACCAGAACTTCAGGAGGTTATGAAAGGTTACACGGCACCAGTATGGCTTCGCCAATTGTCGCAGGCACTGCAGCTTTAATCATGTCTTACTACCCCAACCTTACCGCCATTCAGGTTAAAGATATTTTAATGAAAACCGTAACAAAAGTTGCCCCCGGAAATGCAAAACCAGGTATGGAACTCAGTGATATATCTATCAGCGGTGGTATCCTGAACGCTTACGATGCACTAAAAATGGCAGCAACCTATCCCTTAAAATAATATGAAGTTCATCCTTGTGTTTTGTGTACTGTTTATGAGTTTTTGTGCCTTTGCACAACAGAAGATTGCACAGCAGGTAATAACCCGATCTGCAAGTATGGTATTTATCAAAATTAGCGTAAATGGCAGCCAAGAACTTAACTTTTTGTTCGACTCCGGTGCAGCTACTACAGTTGTTGATGCTAAAACTGCAGCCTCAATTGGATTGGTAACAGGAAACGGAAGCATTTGTGTTAATTCTTCCGCTGGTACTGCAGCAAATTACCCTACTTTTTCTAATCCCGCATACGCGTTGGGCAATGCGAGGTTCAGTGCAGCTACCGGTCTAACCACAGATCTTTCTGGTTTTACCAAAATCTTTGGATTACAGGTAGATGGCATAGTAGGTCAGGATT
The nucleotide sequence above comes from Pedobacter sp. MC2016-14. Encoded proteins:
- a CDS encoding S8 family serine peptidase; this translates as MMRYKLLICALMLFPFLGKGQAKLTTIAAKPVVNYEAELAKKASSVKSAKVLAVKVDEVVALLHTQFKGQAITVGKLFAFKAVPTDSVVNLAAALMQMRASHSKIDTSASIEQLLGIKETMVKGAERAYEEQLLLTQKYLAEAVPEEGITRFWHQKSFATDGIYGTALERAYAELLKGKTPKKIRVAVLDAGVDLEHPDLQKSLWTNSKEIAGNGIDDDHNGYIDDIHGWNFLGTKDPKVNINTSVTEGDREYYRLMQLYKGKDTTKLNTVQKKYLNQVKRVSSLYQKENNKDRIAQQLAAFDQIYTALERQKKGSYVTIAEVMDFKEDKTQPNQSLVLMSLTNIARSQNWKPADSALALINSLKNNLVINAKKGYADQLAASAIDYRKEIYAGLPEKNKAKYYGNNVLSFSSADHGTAVNGIIGADRDNRLGAMGMVDDVELMNVRVVLPMGDEYDEDVANGIRYAVDNGAQIINLSFGKNISPNKKIVDAAVKYAEKKGVLIVRGAGNNTKNTDVYPFYPTQFYENGKEAKNMITVGATDLKGRIMGFSNYGKHSLDLFAPGFNIYSSITRTSGGYERLHGTSMASPIVAGTAALIMSYYPNLTAIQVKDILMKTVTKVAPGNAKPGMELSDISISGGILNAYDALKMAATYPLK